The proteins below come from a single Fusobacterium nucleatum genomic window:
- the secY gene encoding preprotein translocase subunit SecY, translated as MTLMEKFNSRLSSIVKIPELRERIIFTLLMFLVARVGTLIPAPGVDVDRLSSMASQSDVLSYINMFSGGAFTRISIFSLGIIPYINASIVVSLLVSIVPQLEEIQKEGESGRNRITQWTRYLTIALAVIQGTGVCLWLQSVGLIYNPGISFFVRTITTLTAGTVFLMWVGEQISIKGIGNGVSLIIFLNVISRAPSSVIQTIQTMQGNKFLIPLLVLVAFLGTVTIAGIVLFQLGQRKIPIHYVGKGFSSKGGIGEKSFIPLRLNTAGVMPVIFASVFMLIPGVIVNALPSTLSIKTTLSIIFGQNHPVYMILYALVIMFFSFFYTALVFDPEKVAENLKQGGGTIPGIRPGEETVEYLEGVASRITWGGGLFLAIISILPYVIFTSMGLPVYFGGTGIIIVVGVALDTIQQIDAHLVMRDYKGFI; from the coding sequence ATGACTTTAATGGAGAAATTTAACTCTAGATTAAGTAGTATAGTAAAAATTCCTGAACTTAGAGAAAGAATTATTTTCACATTGCTAATGTTTTTAGTTGCCAGAGTAGGAACTTTAATTCCTGCTCCTGGTGTAGATGTGGATAGATTGTCATCAATGGCTTCACAAAGTGATGTACTTAGTTATATAAATATGTTTTCTGGTGGAGCTTTTACAAGAATATCTATATTTTCATTAGGAATTATCCCTTACATTAATGCTTCAATAGTTGTAAGTTTACTTGTATCTATTGTTCCTCAACTTGAAGAAATTCAAAAAGAAGGAGAATCTGGAAGAAATAGAATAACTCAATGGACAAGATACTTGACAATAGCACTTGCTGTTATTCAAGGAACTGGAGTTTGTCTTTGGTTACAATCTGTTGGTTTAATCTATAATCCAGGAATAAGCTTTTTTGTAAGGACAATAACAACCCTAACAGCTGGAACAGTATTTTTAATGTGGGTTGGAGAACAAATATCTATTAAAGGAATAGGTAATGGAGTATCTCTTATTATATTCTTAAATGTAATATCAAGAGCTCCTTCAAGTGTTATCCAAACAATTCAAACTATGCAAGGAAATAAATTCTTAATACCTTTATTGGTGTTAGTAGCATTTCTTGGTACAGTAACAATAGCTGGAATAGTGTTATTTCAACTTGGTCAAAGAAAAATCCCTATTCATTATGTTGGAAAAGGATTTAGCTCAAAAGGTGGAATAGGAGAAAAATCATTTATACCATTGAGACTTAATACAGCAGGAGTAATGCCTGTAATCTTTGCCTCAGTGTTTATGTTAATCCCAGGAGTTATAGTAAATGCATTACCTTCAACATTATCTATTAAAACAACACTATCTATAATATTTGGGCAAAATCACCCTGTTTATATGATACTGTATGCCTTAGTAATAATGTTCTTCTCATTCTTCTACACTGCATTGGTTTTTGATCCTGAAAAGGTTGCAGAAAATTTAAAACAAGGTGGAGGAACTATACCTGGAATTAGACCAGGAGAAGAAACTGTGGAATATCTTGAAGGTGTTGCTTCAAGAATTACATGGGGTGGAGGACTTTTCTTAGCTATAATTTCAATACTACCATATGTAATATTTACATCTATGGGACTTCCAGTTTATTTTGGAGGAACAGGAATAATAATTGTTGTTGGTGTTGCATTGGATACTATACAACAAATAGATGCTCATTTAGTTATGAGAGATTATAAAGGATTTATTTAA
- the rplO gene encoding 50S ribosomal protein L15, with the protein MKLNELSPSVPKKNRKRIGRGNSSGWGKTAGKGSNGQNSRAGGGVKPYFEGGQMPIYRRVPKRGFSNTIFKKEYTVISLSFLNNNFEDGEEVSLETLFNKCLIKKGRDGVKVLGNGELNKKLTVKVHKISKSAKAAVEAKGGTVELVEVKGFERAESNK; encoded by the coding sequence GTGAAACTTAATGAATTATCACCTTCAGTTCCTAAGAAGAACAGAAAAAGAATAGGAAGAGGAAACTCATCTGGTTGGGGTAAAACAGCTGGAAAAGGTAGCAATGGACAAAATTCAAGAGCAGGTGGAGGAGTAAAACCTTATTTTGAAGGTGGACAAATGCCTATATATAGAAGAGTCCCTAAAAGAGGATTCTCTAATACTATATTCAAAAAAGAATATACAGTAATATCTTTAAGTTTTTTAAATAATAATTTTGAAGATGGTGAAGAAGTTAGCTTAGAAACTTTATTCAATAAATGCCTAATTAAAAAAGGAAGAGATGGAGTTAAAGTTCTAGGAAATGGTGAACTTAACAAAAAATTAACTGTTAAAGTACATAAAATATCTAAATCAGCAAAAGCTGCTGTTGAAGCAAAAGGTGGAACAGTTGAACTTGTTGAAGTTAAAGGTTTTGAAAGAGCAGAAAGTAATAAATAA
- the rpmD gene encoding 50S ribosomal protein L30, giving the protein MAKLRIELVKSIIGRKPNHIATVKSLGLKKMHDVVEHNETPELKGKLAQVSYLLKVEEVQA; this is encoded by the coding sequence ATGGCAAAACTTAGAATAGAGCTTGTAAAAAGCATTATCGGAAGAAAGCCTAATCATATAGCAACTGTAAAGTCGCTAGGGCTTAAGAAAATGCATGATGTAGTAGAACATAATGAAACACCTGAATTAAAAGGGAAATTAGCTCAAGTTTCTTATTTGTTAAAAGTTGAGGAGGTGCAAGCATAG
- the rpsE gene encoding 30S ribosomal protein S5, with amino-acid sequence MLNREDNQYQEKLLKISRVSKTTKGGRTISFSVLAAVGDGEGKIGLGLGKANGVPDAIRKAVAAAKKNVVKVSLKNNTIPHEITGKWGATTLWMAPAYEGTGVIAGSASREILELVGVHDILTKIKGSRNKHNVAKATVEALKLLRTAQEIAALRGLEVKDILS; translated from the coding sequence TTGTTGAACAGAGAAGATAATCAATATCAAGAAAAACTATTGAAGATATCTAGAGTTTCTAAGACAACTAAAGGAGGAAGAACTATATCTTTCTCAGTATTAGCTGCTGTTGGAGATGGAGAAGGTAAAATAGGATTAGGATTAGGAAAAGCAAATGGTGTTCCTGATGCTATAAGAAAAGCTGTTGCAGCTGCAAAGAAAAATGTTGTAAAAGTATCTTTAAAAAATAATACAATACCTCATGAAATTACAGGTAAATGGGGAGCAACTACTTTATGGATGGCACCAGCATATGAAGGAACTGGAGTAATAGCTGGTTCTGCTTCAAGAGAAATATTAGAATTAGTTGGAGTTCATGACATTTTAACTAAAATTAAAGGGTCAAGAAATAAACATAATGTAGCAAAGGCTACAGTGGAAGCATTAAAATTACTTAGAACTGCACAAGAAATAGCAGCTCTAAGAGGATTAGAAGTTAAGGATATCTTAAGCTAG
- the rplR gene encoding 50S ribosomal protein L18 translates to MFKKVDRKASRQKKQMSIRNKISGTPERPRLSVFRSNTNIFAQLIDDVNGVTLVSASTIDKALKGSITNGGNVEAAKAVGKAIAERAKEKGIDAIVFDRSGYKYTGRVAALAEAAREAGLSF, encoded by the coding sequence TTGTTTAAGAAAGTTGATAGAAAAGCATCAAGACAAAAAAAGCAAATGTCAATAAGAAATAAAATTTCTGGAACTCCAGAAAGACCTAGACTTTCAGTTTTTAGATCAAATACTAACATTTTTGCTCAATTAATAGATGATGTAAATGGAGTTACTTTGGTATCTGCATCTACAATAGATAAAGCATTAAAAGGAAGTATTACTAATGGTGGAAATGTTGAAGCAGCAAAAGCCGTTGGAAAAGCAATCGCTGAAAGAGCTAAAGAAAAAGGAATAGATGCTATCGTTTTTGATAGATCAGGATATAAATATACAGGAAGAGTAGCGGCTCTTGCAGAAGCGGCTAGAGAAGCTGGATTAAGCTTCTAA
- the rplF gene encoding 50S ribosomal protein L6, which produces MSRVGKKPIAVPSGVEFSVKDNVVTVKGPKGTLKKEFNNNITIKLEDGHITVERPNDEPFIRAIHGTTRALINNMIKGVHEGYRKTLTLVGVGYRAAAKGKGLEISLGYSHPVIIDEIPGITFSVEKNTTIHIDGIEKELVGQVAANIRAKRPPEPYKGKGVKYADEHIRRKEGKKS; this is translated from the coding sequence ATGTCAAGAGTAGGTAAAAAACCTATAGCTGTGCCTTCTGGAGTTGAATTTTCAGTAAAAGACAATGTTGTTACTGTAAAAGGGCCAAAGGGTACATTAAAAAAAGAATTTAATAATAATATAACTATAAAGTTAGAAGATGGGCATATCACAGTTGAAAGACCTAATGATGAACCATTTATAAGAGCAATTCATGGAACTACTAGAGCTTTAATCAACAACATGATTAAAGGTGTACATGAAGGGTATAGAAAAACTCTTACTTTAGTAGGGGTTGGGTATAGAGCAGCAGCTAAGGGAAAAGGATTAGAAATATCTTTAGGATATTCTCATCCAGTAATCATTGATGAAATCCCTGGAATAACTTTTTCTGTTGAAAAGAACACTACTATACATATAGATGGAATAGAAAAAGAATTAGTAGGGCAAGTTGCGGCTAATATTAGAGCTAAAAGACCACCTGAACCATATAAAGGAAAAGGGGTTAAATATGCTGATGAACATATTAGAAGAAAAGAAGGTAAAAAGTCTTAA
- the rpsH gene encoding 30S ribosomal protein S8, translating into MYLTDPIADMLTRVRNANAVMHEKVDIPHSKMKERIAEILKEQGYISNFKIVTDEGNKKSIRVYLKYAGKERVIKGLKRISKPGRRVYSSVEDMPRVLSGLGIAIVSTSKGVITDKVARAEKVGGEVLAFVW; encoded by the coding sequence ATGTATTTAACAGATCCAATTGCTGATATGTTAACAAGAGTAAGAAATGCTAATGCAGTTATGCATGAAAAAGTAGATATACCTCACTCAAAGATGAAAGAAAGAATAGCTGAAATCTTAAAAGAGCAAGGATATATTTCTAATTTCAAAATTGTTACTGATGAAGGAAATAAGAAAAGTATAAGAGTTTATTTAAAATATGCTGGAAAAGAAAGAGTTATAAAAGGACTAAAAAGAATATCTAAACCTGGAAGAAGAGTTTACTCTTCTGTTGAGGATATGCCAAGAGTTTTATCTGGTCTTGGAATAGCAATAGTTTCAACTTCAAAAGGTGTTATTACTGATAAAGTTGCTAGAGCAGAAAAAGTTGGTGGAGAAGTCCTTGCATTTGTTTGGTAA
- the rpsN gene encoding 30S ribosomal protein S14, producing the protein MAKKSMIARDVKRAKLVDKYAEKRAELKKRIAAGDMEAMFELNKLPKDSSAVRKRNRCQLDGRPRGYMREFGISRVKFRQLAGAGLIPGVKKSSW; encoded by the coding sequence ATGGCGAAAAAGTCAATGATCGCAAGAGATGTTAAAAGAGCAAAACTTGTTGACAAATATGCTGAAAAGAGAGCTGAATTAAAGAAAAGAATAGCAGCTGGAGATATGGAAGCTATGTTTGAATTAAATAAACTTCCAAAAGATTCATCAGCTGTTAGAAAAAGAAATAGATGTCAATTAGATGGTAGACCAAGAGGATACATGAGAGAATTCGGAATATCAAGAGTTAAGTTTAGACAACTTGCTGGTGCTGGGTTAATACCTGGTGTAAAAAAATCATCTTGGTAA
- the rplE gene encoding 50S ribosomal protein L5, whose translation MDKYVSRYHKFYDEVVVPKLMKELEIKNIMECPKLEKIIVNMGVGEATQNSKLIDAAMADLTIITGQKPLLRKAKKSEAGFKLREGMPIGAKVTLRKERMYDFLDRLVNVVLPRVRDFEGVPSNSFDGRGNYSVGLRDQLVFPEIDFDKVEKLLGMSITMVSSAKTDEEGRALLKAFGMPFKK comes from the coding sequence GTGGATAAATATGTTTCAAGATACCACAAGTTCTATGATGAAGTAGTGGTTCCTAAATTAATGAAAGAATTAGAAATTAAAAATATCATGGAATGTCCAAAACTAGAAAAGATAATAGTTAATATGGGAGTTGGAGAAGCTACTCAAAACTCTAAGTTAATAGATGCTGCTATGGCTGACTTAACAATAATAACTGGTCAAAAGCCATTATTGAGAAAAGCTAAAAAATCTGAAGCTGGTTTCAAATTAAGAGAAGGAATGCCTATTGGAGCAAAAGTTACTTTAAGAAAAGAAAGAATGTATGATTTCTTAGATAGATTAGTAAATGTAGTTCTTCCAAGAGTAAGAGACTTTGAAGGAGTTCCTAGCAACTCATTTGATGGAAGAGGAAATTATTCAGTAGGATTGAGAGACCAATTAGTATTTCCTGAAATAGATTTTGATAAAGTTGAAAAACTTTTAGGAATGTCTATCACTATGGTTTCTTCTGCAAAAACAGATGAAGAAGGAAGAGCATTACTAAAGGCTTTTGGAATGCCTTTCAAGAAGTAA
- the rplX gene encoding 50S ribosomal protein L24, whose protein sequence is MAKPKIKFVPDSLHVKTGDIVYVISGKDKKKTGKVLKVFPKKGKIIVEGINIVTKHLKPSQVNPQGGVVQKEAAIFSSKVMLFDEKTKKPTRVGHEVRDGKKVRISKKSGEII, encoded by the coding sequence ATGGCTAAACCTAAAATTAAATTTGTTCCTGATTCATTACATGTAAAAACTGGAGATATAGTTTATGTTATATCAGGAAAAGATAAAAAGAAGACAGGTAAAGTTCTAAAAGTTTTTCCTAAAAAAGGGAAAATAATAGTAGAAGGAATAAATATAGTAACAAAACATTTAAAGCCATCTCAAGTGAACCCACAAGGTGGAGTTGTACAAAAAGAAGCTGCAATATTTTCATCAAAAGTTATGCTTTTTGATGAAAAAACTAAAAAACCAACAAGAGTTGGACATGAAGTTAGAGATGGAAAAAAAGTAAGAATTTCAAAGAAATCTGGAGAAATAATATAA
- the rplN gene encoding 50S ribosomal protein L14: MVQQQTILNVADNSGAKKLMVIRVLGGSKKRFGKIGDIVVASVKEAIPGGNVKKGDVVKAVIVRTRKETRRDDGSYIKFDDNAGVVINNANEPRATRIFGPVARELRARNFMKILSLAIEVI, encoded by the coding sequence ATGGTACAACAACAAACTATCCTTAATGTTGCTGATAACTCAGGGGCTAAAAAACTTATGGTAATAAGAGTTTTAGGAGGATCTAAAAAGAGATTTGGAAAAATTGGTGACATTGTTGTGGCATCAGTTAAAGAAGCTATCCCTGGTGGTAACGTTAAAAAGGGAGATGTAGTAAAGGCTGTTATAGTAAGAACAAGAAAAGAAACTAGAAGAGATGATGGTTCATACATAAAATTTGATGATAATGCTGGAGTTGTAATTAACAATGCTAATGAACCAAGAGCAACAAGAATATTTGGACCAGTTGCAAGAGAATTAAGAGCAAGAAACTTTATGAAAATCTTATCTCTAGCAATAGAAGTTATATAA
- the rpsQ gene encoding 30S ribosomal protein S17: MRNERKVREGIVVSDKMQKTIVVAIETMILHPIYKKRVKRTTKFKAHDEENVAQVGDKVRIMETRRLSKDKNWRLVEIIEKAR, from the coding sequence TTGAGAAACGAAAGAAAAGTAAGAGAAGGAATAGTTGTTTCTGATAAAATGCAAAAGACAATAGTTGTTGCTATTGAAACAATGATACTTCATCCTATATATAAGAAAAGAGTAAAAAGAACTACTAAATTTAAAGCTCATGATGAAGAAAATGTAGCTCAAGTAGGAGATAAAGTAAGAATAATGGAAACTAGACGTTTATCTAAGGATAAAAATTGGAGACTAGTAGAAATCATAGAAAAGGCAAGATAA
- the rpmC gene encoding 50S ribosomal protein L29, whose product MRAKEIREMTSEDLVVKCKELKEELFNLKFQLSLGQLTNTAKIREVRREIARINTILNER is encoded by the coding sequence ATGAGAGCTAAAGAAATAAGAGAAATGACTAGTGAAGACCTAGTTGTTAAGTGTAAAGAGCTAAAAGAAGAATTATTCAACTTAAAGTTCCAACTTTCATTAGGTCAACTAACTAATACAGCAAAAATAAGAGAAGTTAGAAGAGAAATTGCAAGAATCAACACTATCTTAAATGAAAGATAA
- the rplP gene encoding 50S ribosomal protein L16 → MLMPKRTKHRKMFRGRMKGAAHKGNFVAFGDYGLQALEPSWITNRQIESCRVAINRTFKREGKTYIRIFPDKPITARPAGVRMGKGKGNVEGWVSVVRPGRILFEVSGVSEETAAEALRKAAMKLPIRCKFVRKEENGGEN, encoded by the coding sequence ATGTTGATGCCAAAGAGAACAAAACATAGAAAAATGTTCAGAGGTAGAATGAAAGGGGCAGCTCATAAAGGTAACTTTGTTGCTTTTGGAGATTATGGACTACAAGCTCTTGAACCATCTTGGATAACAAACAGACAAATAGAATCTTGTCGGGTTGCTATCAACAGAACATTTAAAAGAGAAGGGAAAACATATATAAGAATATTCCCTGACAAACCAATCACAGCAAGACCTGCTGGAGTGAGAATGGGTAAAGGTAAAGGAAATGTTGAAGGTTGGGTATCAGTAGTAAGACCTGGAAGAATATTATTTGAAGTTTCAGGAGTATCTGAAGAAACAGCAGCAGAAGCATTAAGAAAAGCTGCTATGAAATTACCAATCAGATGTAAATTTGTTAGAAAAGAAGAAAATGGTGGTGAAAACTAA
- the rpsC gene encoding 30S ribosomal protein S3: MGQKVDPRGLRLGITRAWDSNWYADKKEYVKYFHEDVQIKEFIKKNYFHTGISKVRVERTSPSQVVVHIHTGKAGLIIGRKGAEIDALRAKLEKLTGKKVTVKVQEIKDLNGDAVLVAESIAAQIEKRIAYKKAMTQAISRSMKSPEVKGIKVMISGRLNGAEIARSEWAVEGKVPLHTLRADIDYAVATAHTTYGALGIKVWIFHGEVLPSKKEGGEA; this comes from the coding sequence GTGGGACAAAAAGTAGACCCTAGAGGACTAAGACTTGGAATTACAAGAGCTTGGGATTCTAATTGGTATGCAGATAAAAAAGAGTATGTAAAATACTTCCATGAAGATGTGCAAATAAAAGAATTTATAAAGAAAAACTACTTCCATACAGGGATTTCTAAGGTAAGAGTTGAAAGAACATCTCCTTCACAAGTAGTTGTACATATACATACTGGAAAAGCAGGATTAATAATTGGAAGAAAAGGTGCTGAAATAGATGCACTAAGAGCTAAACTTGAAAAATTAACAGGTAAAAAAGTAACTGTTAAAGTACAAGAAATAAAAGACTTAAATGGAGATGCAGTATTAGTTGCAGAATCAATAGCTGCTCAAATTGAAAAGAGAATTGCTTATAAAAAAGCTATGACTCAAGCTATTTCAAGATCTATGAAATCTCCAGAAGTTAAAGGAATAAAAGTAATGATTTCAGGAAGATTAAATGGTGCTGAAATTGCTAGATCTGAATGGGCAGTTGAAGGAAAAGTTCCTTTACATACATTGAGAGCAGATATAGATTATGCAGTAGCAACAGCTCATACAACTTATGGAGCATTAGGAATTAAAGTATGGATATTCCATGGTGAAGTTCTTCCTAGTAAGAAAGAAGGAGGGGAAGCTTAA
- the rplV gene encoding 50S ribosomal protein L22, translating into MEAKAITRFVRLSPRKARLVADLVRGKSALDAIDILEFTNKKAARIIKKTLMSAVANATNNFKMDEEKLVVSTIMINQGPVLKRVMPRAMGRADIIRKPTAHITVAVSDEQ; encoded by the coding sequence GTGGAAGCTAAAGCAATAACTAGATTCGTAAGACTATCTCCTAGAAAAGCTAGATTAGTAGCTGACTTAGTGAGAGGTAAATCAGCACTAGATGCGATAGATATTCTAGAATTTACAAATAAAAAAGCTGCTAGAATTATAAAGAAAACTTTGATGTCAGCAGTGGCAAATGCAACAAATAACTTCAAAATGGATGAAGAAAAATTAGTAGTATCTACTATAATGATAAATCAAGGACCAGTTTTAAAAAGAGTTATGCCAAGAGCAATGGGAAGAGCAGATATAATTAGAAAACCAACAGCTCATATTACAGTGGCAGTATCTGATGAACAATAA
- the rpsS gene encoding 30S ribosomal protein S19, whose product MARSLKKGPFCDHHLMAKVEEAVASNNNKAVIKTWSRRSTIFPNFIGLTFGVYNGKKHIPVHVTEQMVGHKLGEFAPTRTYHGHGVDKKKK is encoded by the coding sequence ATGGCAAGATCATTAAAAAAAGGACCTTTTTGTGACCATCATTTAATGGCTAAGGTTGAAGAAGCAGTTGCTTCTAACAATAACAAAGCTGTAATAAAAACTTGGTCAAGAAGATCTACAATATTTCCAAATTTTATAGGATTAACTTTTGGAGTATATAATGGAAAAAAACATATACCAGTTCATGTTACAGAACAAATGGTAGGACATAAATTAGGAGAATTTGCACCAACTAGAACATATCACGGACATGGTGTAGATAAGAAGAAAAAATAA
- the rplB gene encoding 50S ribosomal protein L2, translated as MAIRKMKPITNGTRHMSRLVNDELDKVRPEKSLTVPLKSAYGRDNYGHRTCRDRQKGHKRLYRIIDFKRNKLDVPARVATIEYDPNRSANIALLFYADGEKRYILAPKGLKKGDIVSAGSKAEIKPGNALKLKDMPVGVQIHNIELQRGKGGQLVRSAGTAARLVAKEGTYCHIELPSGELRLIHGECMATVGEVGNSEHNLVNLGKAGRARHMGKRPHVRGAVMNPVDHPHGGGEGKNSVGRKSPLTPWGKPALGIKTRGRKTSDKFIVRRRNEK; from the coding sequence ATGGCTATTAGAAAAATGAAACCAATTACTAATGGTACTAGACATATGTCAAGATTAGTAAATGATGAACTAGATAAAGTAAGACCTGAAAAATCTTTAACTGTACCTCTAAAATCAGCGTATGGTAGAGATAATTATGGTCACAGAACTTGCAGAGACAGACAAAAAGGACATAAAAGATTATACAGAATTATAGATTTCAAAAGAAATAAATTAGATGTTCCTGCAAGAGTAGCAACAATAGAATATGATCCTAACAGATCAGCAAACATTGCTTTGTTATTCTATGCTGATGGAGAAAAAAGATATATATTAGCACCTAAGGGGCTTAAAAAAGGAGATATAGTTTCTGCTGGAAGTAAAGCTGAAATTAAACCTGGAAATGCACTTAAATTAAAAGATATGCCAGTTGGAGTTCAAATTCATAATATAGAGCTTCAAAGAGGAAAAGGTGGACAATTAGTAAGATCGGCTGGAACTGCTGCAAGACTTGTTGCAAAAGAAGGAACTTATTGCCACATTGAATTACCATCAGGAGAATTAAGATTAATACATGGTGAATGTATGGCAACTGTTGGTGAAGTTGGAAATTCTGAACACAACTTAGTAAATCTAGGTAAAGCTGGAAGAGCTAGACATATGGGAAAAAGACCTCATGTAAGAGGAGCTGTAATGAACCCAGTAGATCACCCACATGGTGGAGGAGAAGGAAAGAATTCAGTTGGAAGAAAATCACCTTTAACACCTTGGGGAAAACCAGCACTTGGTATTAAAACAAGAGGAAGAAAGACTTCTGACAAATTTATCGTAAGAAGAAGAAACGAAAAATAA
- the rplW gene encoding 50S ribosomal protein L23, with protein MNVYDIIKKPVVTEKTELLRKEYNKYTFEVHPKANKIEIKKAVETIFNVKVEDVATINKKPITKRHGMRLYKTQAKKKAVVKLAKENTITYSKEV; from the coding sequence ATGAATGTTTACGATATAATTAAAAAGCCTGTTGTAACAGAAAAAACAGAACTTTTAAGAAAAGAATACAATAAATATACTTTTGAAGTACATCCAAAAGCTAATAAAATTGAAATAAAAAAAGCTGTTGAAACAATATTCAATGTAAAAGTTGAAGATGTAGCTACAATTAATAAAAAACCAATTACAAAAAGACATGGAATGAGACTTTATAAGACTCAAGCTAAGAAAAAAGCAGTTGTTAAATTAGCAAAAGAAAATACAATAACTTATTCTAAAGAAGTGTAA
- the rplD gene encoding 50S ribosomal protein L4, which produces MAVLNVYNLAGDQTGTLEVNDAVFGIEPNKVVLHEVLTAELAAARQGTASTKTRAMVRGGGRKPFKQKGTGRARQGSIRAPHMVGGGVTFGPHPRSYEKKVNKKVRNLALRSALSAKVAAGNVLVLDYDGIETPKTKVIVNLVNKVDAKQKQLFVVGDLIKDYNLYLSARNLENAVILQPNEIGVYWLLKQEKVILTKEALAVVEEVLG; this is translated from the coding sequence ATGGCAGTTTTAAACGTATATAACTTAGCAGGAGATCAAACTGGTACTCTTGAAGTTAATGATGCAGTGTTTGGGATTGAACCTAATAAAGTAGTTCTTCATGAAGTACTTACTGCTGAATTAGCAGCTGCTAGACAAGGTACAGCTTCTACTAAGACTAGAGCAATGGTTAGAGGTGGAGGAAGAAAACCTTTCAAACAAAAAGGTACTGGTAGAGCAAGACAAGGTTCAATAAGAGCACCTCATATGGTAGGTGGAGGAGTTACATTTGGTCCTCATCCAAGATCATATGAAAAGAAAGTTAATAAAAAAGTTAGAAATCTAGCACTAAGATCTGCTTTATCTGCAAAAGTTGCAGCTGGAAATGTTTTAGTATTAGACTATGATGGAATAGAAACACCTAAAACAAAAGTGATAGTAAATTTAGTAAATAAAGTTGATGCAAAACAAAAACAATTATTTGTAGTAGGAGATTTAATAAAAGATTACAATTTATACTTGTCAGCAAGAAATTTAGAAAATGCAGTAATTTTACAACCAAATGAAATTGGTGTTTACTGGCTTTTAAAACAAGAAAAAGTAATCCTTACTAAAGAAGCATTAGCTGTTGTAGAGGAGGTACTAGGATAA
- the rplC gene encoding 50S ribosomal protein L3 encodes MSGILGKKIGMTQIFEDGKFVPVTVVEAGPNFVLQKKTEEKDGYVALQLGFDEKKEKNTTKPLMGIFNKAGVKPQRFVKELAVESVDGYELGQEIKVDVLAEVGYVDITGTSKGKGTSGVMKRHGFGGNRASHGVSRNHRLGGSIGMSSWPGKVLKGKRMAGQHGNATVTVQNLKVVKVDAEHNLLLIKGAVPGAKNSYLVIKPAVKKVIG; translated from the coding sequence ATGTCTGGAATTTTAGGAAAGAAAATTGGAATGACTCAAATTTTTGAAGATGGAAAATTCGTTCCAGTGACAGTTGTAGAAGCTGGTCCTAACTTTGTTCTTCAAAAGAAAACAGAAGAAAAAGATGGGTATGTTGCACTACAATTAGGATTTGATGAAAAGAAAGAGAAAAACACTACTAAACCTTTAATGGGAATATTCAACAAAGCAGGGGTTAAACCTCAAAGATTTGTTAAAGAACTAGCTGTTGAATCAGTAGATGGATATGAATTAGGGCAAGAAATCAAAGTTGATGTTCTAGCAGAAGTTGGATATGTAGATATCACAGGAACTTCAAAAGGTAAAGGAACATCAGGTGTTATGAAAAGACACGGATTTGGTGGAAATAGAGCTTCACATGGGGTATCAAGAAACCATAGACTTGGTGGATCAATAGGGATGTCAAGTTGGCCTGGTAAAGTTCTAAAAGGTAAAAGAATGGCTGGGCAACATGGAAATGCAACAGTAACAGTTCAAAATTTAAAAGTTGTTAAAGTTGATGCTGAACATAACTTACTTTTAATAAAGGGAGCAGTTCCTGGAGCTAAAAATAGTTATTTAGTAATTAAACCAGCAGTGAAGAAAGTAATAGGATAG